A genomic window from Tolypothrix sp. PCC 7910 includes:
- a CDS encoding amino acid adenylation domain-containing protein, whose translation MSQYILSSLTDDEELNFSQEAEVFVFPTSFAQQRLWFLDQLAPGNPFYNVSTALCLTGSLNFTALRQTFNEIVRRHEILRTRFVMVDQQPVQVIAPSLTISLPLIDLRNFKSQELETQMRQIATQEAQYPFNLTTGPLLRVKLLKLDEAEYVLLLNLHHIVADGWSMGVLIRELGVLYKAFADDEGCLIATPFDASNNSLSTPLPELPIQYADFAQWQREWLQGVGANGTSPLQTQLAYWQKQLDGLSVLNLPTDRLRSAVPSYRGAKQFLELPQSLTQALEALSYREGVTLFMTLLAAFQTLLYRYTQQEDIAVGSPIANRNRSELEGLIGFFVNSLVLRTDLSGNPTFRELLNRVREVTLGAYAHQDLPFEKLVEELHPERDLSHHPLFQVVFSLQNTPIEALELPGLKLSLFEFDSKTAKFDLEFHLWQDLETLKGQVVYNTDLFDQSTITRMVGHFQTLLESIVVNSKQRLSDLPLLTEGERQQLLIDWNNTKKTYPHNKCFHQLFEAQVEQNPDAIALNARSANALVFSDEQLSYKQLNIRSNQLAHHLQTIGLQTESLVGICVERSQEMIIGLLGIFKAGGAYLPLDPSLPQERLKFMLEDAQVSVVLTQEKLLKHFEEFSKPIICIDKDWAAITQNRQENPTNCVTFENLAYVIYTSGTTGKPKGVLIEHRGLSNLVEAQIETFNLQSSNRILQFASLSFDASIFEIAMALQTGATLYLANKESLLPGQPLLQLLREKAITHVIPPPAVLAVLPTESLSTLQTIICAGESCTDDIVKRWWSSSRRFFNAYGPTEATVWSTVAEIKSVNKKPFIGRPITNTKIYILDKHLQPVPIGITGELYIDGDGLARGYLNHPELTAQKFIPNPFNQQKGARLYKTGDLARYRPDGNIEFLGRIDNQVKIRGFRIELSEIETVLSQHQNVQKAVVIAQENVSGKYLIGYIVPNVETPNLASLLRNFLKEKLPEYMVPKAFVVLDALPLTANGKVDIYALTALETPSYSRDEAFIAPRTPTESTLSKIWAQILNIEDVGIHDNFFDLGGNSLLAVRCLQQINKQFDSEVPLSTLFLNPTIESLATSLSSKTDFIPSSPLVSIQPTGSNPPFFCVHPIFGVVFPYYELAHHLGKNQPFYGLQSIGIDGETPLTRIEDMASHYIEALRSVQPKGPYFLGGWSFGGWVAFEMAQQLQKSGEEVALLAVLDTVAPIQENIPSLTKSFKFLLTTVMRYIWPFFLDYLCLITAPGKNRINSLISQVPNFNKFVQLLQRNLFSHFILKEDATANLISEESQLRLLSELAIPSILRVFYANSQAVLNYVPQVYPKQIHFFRTKVQSTITEKEPSMGWNQLAAEGTEIHHIPGNHLTMLRKPQIQVLAGQLKACIEKTQILK comes from the coding sequence ATGAGCCAGTATATTCTCAGTAGTCTCACAGATGATGAAGAACTCAATTTTTCTCAAGAAGCAGAGGTTTTCGTTTTTCCCACTTCTTTCGCCCAGCAGCGATTGTGGTTTCTCGACCAGTTAGCACCGGGCAATCCATTTTACAACGTGTCAACAGCGCTTTGCCTGACAGGTTCCCTCAACTTCACAGCCTTAAGGCAGACATTTAACGAAATTGTACGTCGCCACGAAATCTTACGCACTAGGTTTGTTATGGTAGACCAGCAACCAGTGCAGGTAATTGCACCCAGCTTAACCATATCTCTACCCTTAATAGATCTACGCAATTTCAAAAGCCAAGAACTTGAGACACAAATGCGGCAAATCGCAACCCAAGAGGCTCAATATCCTTTCAATCTCACCACCGGGCCATTGCTGCGAGTGAAGCTGCTAAAACTAGATGAAGCAGAATATGTGCTGCTGCTAAATCTACATCACATTGTTGCTGATGGCTGGTCAATGGGAGTACTAATTAGAGAACTGGGGGTATTATACAAAGCCTTTGCAGATGATGAGGGATGTCTGATTGCAACCCCTTTTGACGCTTCTAACAACTCCCTATCTACGCCCCTGCCAGAACTACCCATTCAATATGCAGATTTCGCCCAATGGCAACGAGAGTGGCTGCAAGGAGTGGGGGCAAACGGCACCTCCCCTCTACAAACCCAGTTAGCTTATTGGCAAAAACAATTAGATGGGCTTTCAGTGCTGAATCTCCCCACCGACCGACTAAGATCAGCAGTTCCTAGCTACAGGGGTGCAAAACAATTTCTAGAGCTACCACAGTCCTTAACTCAAGCACTAGAAGCACTTAGCTACCGAGAAGGTGTGACTTTGTTCATGACTCTGCTGGCAGCGTTTCAGACTTTGCTCTATCGCTACACGCAACAAGAGGATATTGCAGTAGGTTCACCTATTGCTAATCGTAACCGTAGCGAACTAGAAGGGTTGATTGGTTTTTTTGTCAATAGTTTAGTGCTACGTACCGATTTATCAGGGAACCCGACGTTTCGAGAATTATTAAATCGAGTGCGAGAGGTAACTTTGGGAGCATATGCTCATCAGGATTTGCCCTTTGAAAAGCTGGTGGAGGAACTTCACCCAGAGCGAGATTTAAGCCACCATCCCTTATTTCAGGTTGTATTTAGCCTGCAAAATACTCCCATTGAAGCACTAGAGTTACCTGGGTTAAAGCTTTCGCTATTCGAGTTCGACAGCAAAACTGCAAAGTTTGATTTAGAGTTCCATCTGTGGCAAGACTTGGAAACTCTCAAAGGACAAGTGGTGTATAACACCGATTTATTTGATCAAAGCACCATTACTCGAATGGTGGGACATTTCCAAACACTGTTAGAAAGTATTGTTGTCAATTCAAAACAGCGGCTTTCAGATTTGCCTTTGCTTACTGAAGGCGAACGACAACAGCTATTAATTGATTGGAACAACACTAAGAAGACTTACCCGCATAACAAGTGTTTTCATCAGTTGTTTGAAGCACAGGTAGAGCAAAATCCCGATGCGATCGCGTTAAACGCACGCTCCGCGAACGCGCTAGTATTCAGCGACGAACAACTCAGCTACAAACAGTTAAATATACGCAGCAACCAACTTGCACATCATCTTCAAACAATTGGGTTACAAACTGAATCTTTAGTTGGCATTTGTGTAGAGCGTTCGCAAGAGATGATAATCGGGCTATTAGGCATCTTCAAAGCTGGTGGAGCATACCTACCTTTAGATCCAAGCCTACCTCAAGAGCGTCTTAAATTCATGCTAGAAGATGCACAAGTTTCAGTAGTACTCACACAAGAAAAGTTACTCAAGCATTTTGAGGAATTCTCGAAGCCAATTATTTGTATAGATAAAGATTGGGCAGCTATTACACAAAATAGGCAAGAAAATCCAACCAACTGTGTCACATTTGAAAACTTAGCTTATGTCATCTACACCTCTGGCACTACTGGGAAGCCTAAAGGTGTTTTAATTGAACACCGGGGATTATCTAATTTAGTAGAAGCTCAGATTGAGACTTTTAACTTGCAATCGAGTAACCGTATTTTGCAATTTGCATCATTGAGTTTCGATGCTTCAATTTTTGAGATTGCTATGGCACTGCAAACAGGAGCAACTCTTTATTTAGCAAATAAAGAATCCCTTCTACCCGGACAACCTTTGCTCCAACTATTGCGCGAAAAAGCTATTACTCATGTCATCCCTCCACCTGCAGTATTAGCAGTCTTACCTACAGAATCACTTTCTACATTACAAACTATTATTTGTGCAGGTGAATCCTGCACCGATGATATAGTAAAACGTTGGTGGAGTTCTAGCCGGAGGTTTTTTAATGCTTACGGGCCTACTGAAGCAACCGTTTGGTCAACAGTTGCAGAAATTAAATCTGTCAATAAAAAACCTTTCATTGGTCGCCCTATTACTAACACTAAAATTTATATATTAGATAAGCATTTACAACCTGTACCAATTGGAATTACAGGTGAATTATATATTGATGGTGATGGACTAGCACGAGGCTACCTTAACCATCCTGAATTGACAGCCCAAAAATTTATTCCCAATCCTTTTAATCAGCAAAAGGGAGCGCGACTTTATAAGACAGGCGATTTAGCTCGGTATCGACCAGACGGTAATATTGAATTTTTAGGTCGCATCGATAATCAAGTAAAAATTCGCGGCTTCCGCATTGAATTATCAGAAATTGAAACAGTACTAAGTCAGCATCAAAATGTCCAAAAAGCAGTAGTAATTGCTCAAGAGAATGTATCTGGTAAGTACTTAATAGGTTATATTGTCCCTAATGTAGAGACACCAAATCTCGCGTCTCTACTACGCAATTTTTTAAAAGAAAAATTACCAGAATACATGGTGCCTAAAGCTTTTGTAGTACTGGATGCTCTACCACTAACTGCTAATGGCAAAGTCGATATTTATGCACTAACAGCACTAGAGACTCCGAGCTACTCAAGAGATGAAGCCTTTATTGCTCCTCGTACTCCAACTGAGTCAACCTTGTCCAAAATCTGGGCTCAAATCCTTAACATTGAGGATGTAGGTATACATGACAACTTCTTCGATTTAGGAGGAAATTCACTACTAGCTGTACGTTGTTTACAGCAGATAAATAAACAGTTTGATAGCGAAGTGCCATTGTCTACTTTATTTTTAAATCCAACAATTGAAAGTTTAGCAACTTCTCTATCTTCAAAAACAGATTTTATCCCTTCGTCTCCCTTGGTTTCGATTCAACCGACTGGTTCAAATCCACCTTTCTTCTGTGTTCATCCAATTTTTGGCGTTGTCTTTCCTTATTACGAATTAGCTCATCATCTAGGAAAGAATCAACCATTTTATGGGTTACAATCCATTGGCATTGATGGAGAAACTCCATTAACTCGCATTGAGGATATGGCTAGCCACTACATTGAAGCATTGCGCTCAGTACAGCCTAAAGGCCCTTATTTTTTGGGAGGTTGGTCTTTCGGAGGTTGGGTTGCTTTTGAGATGGCTCAACAACTACAAAAGTCTGGGGAAGAAGTAGCTCTACTTGCTGTGCTTGATACTGTAGCACCAATTCAGGAAAATATACCTTCTTTAACTAAGAGTTTTAAGTTTCTTTTGACTACAGTAATGCGATATATATGGCCTTTTTTCCTCGATTATTTGTGTTTAATTACGGCTCCTGGGAAGAACAGAATCAACAGTTTAATTTCTCAGGTTCCTAATTTTAATAAGTTTGTGCAATTACTCCAAAGAAATCTGTTCTCCCACTTCATTCTCAAAGAGGATGCAACAGCCAACCTTATATCTGAAGAATCCCAGTTAAGACTTTTAAGCGAGTTAGCAATTCCTTCTATACTTCGTGTTTTCTATGCTAATAGCCAAGCAGTTCTTAACTACGTTCCGCAAGTCTACCCTAAGCAAATTCATTTTTTCAGAACAAAAGTTCAGTCAACCATTACCGAGAAAGAGCCGAGTATGGGTTGGAATCAGCTAGCCGCAGAAGGAACAGAAATTCATCATATTCCTGGTAATCACCTAACTATGCTGAGAAAACCTCAGATCCAGGTTCTCGCCGGACAGCTAAAAGCCTGTATTGAGAAAACACAAATTTTAAAATAA
- a CDS encoding PAS domain S-box protein, with amino-acid sequence MSAKQLEQVKQLQATLTKMEVTLNAIADAVVWLGEDRCIQWCNAQFQCLVNQFDGAVCGLQLTDLLPLAQAGRAVAAQLYPDARILNGEYATTTYQLLQNDRTLILEISGNCTVLPDEKFAVLVVRDITKAQQTQESLQEAEEQLQTLINATPDIICLKDSEGKWLLSNQANLEFLELRGVNYQGKTDAELARFSNFYYDTLTNCYQTDEQAWQLGFVHRVEEIVPRPDGTVSSLDMIKVPVFHQDGRRKALVVLGRDMSERQQTQAALENSLSLLSAILESIQDGILTVNSFGDITSYNQKFLEMWSIPPELLTEPNHPTRLAYLANQLLDPEGFLQRVRELYAHPELDTYDLLELRDGRVFERYSCPQRIKEQIIGRVWSFRDVTERHKAEVALRQSELQYRSVFEAINDGLFITDIETETVAEVNPAACQMHGYSYEEFITLHPSVYIHPGSHPVFHEFIETTKAGGQFYGQAVDVCKDGRLIDVEVKGTTCIYNGKRHVLAIVRDISDVYDELRLRKRTEKALRQSEVQYRDLVQTANCIILRWDANGNVIYLNDYGQKLFGFDLNEITGRNVVGTIVPETETSGRDLQWLMVDICQHPENYLFNENENLCKNGDRVWIVWANKPILDEQGNLIEILSVGTDATERKRIQAALQASELKFRTIVENANDLIFTISPEGIFTYHSPNVTPIMGYSLPEIEGHSVIEFTYPEDLAISAVGIQKAIAGEKQTGIEVRLRHKNNSWRWFSFNTSTIHTPNGEIAIAGVGRDITERKESEEALRRSELKYRNIFENSQVGIFRTRQQDGLIVDANQRGADILGFATASDLIGRYFTTELYVNADDRTRMLAELAEYGEVRNFEIALRRLDGSTVWVLLSVRLNAEESCLDSVFTDISDRKQAEEALRVAKEAAETANRAKSAFLANMSHELRTPLNAILGYSQLMERDTSLNSKQRESLATINRSGEHLLNLINDVLEMSKIEAGQMVFHPEDFDLYLLLQTLQDMFQVRTQAKRLFLKFEIAANLPRYIQTDEGKLRQVLINLLGNAVKFTQTGGVTLRAKLGDEEDEGELKNTHSPFPIPHSPFPLIFEVQDTGRGIAPEEIHNLFQPFVQTSSGIQTKEGTGLGLTISRQFVRLMGGDIHLNSTLGQGSTFSFDIQVTLAEPLAVKPQFHKGRVLKLDANQPTYRILVVDDRQENCNLIVQLLGSVGFEIVAARNGQDAIALWESWQPHLIFMDMRMPIMNGYDATKEIRAREKNTNTNHRTVIIALTASAFEEQQASILAAGCDDLVRKPFREHIIFEKIAEYLQVRYICSEDCNENAINNQQENEQSTILDLHSAIKFMPNEWIAELQQATIAVDSDRILQLIEQIPQTHAELADKLTNLVRSFGFDEILELTE; translated from the coding sequence ATGAGTGCTAAACAGCTAGAGCAGGTAAAGCAATTACAAGCTACCCTTACCAAGATGGAAGTAACGCTAAATGCGATCGCTGATGCTGTAGTCTGGTTAGGGGAAGACCGATGTATTCAATGGTGCAATGCTCAGTTTCAGTGTTTGGTCAACCAATTTGATGGTGCTGTCTGCGGTTTGCAGTTAACAGACTTATTACCTTTAGCACAAGCAGGACGAGCAGTTGCAGCACAATTATATCCAGATGCGCGGATATTAAATGGAGAGTACGCCACCACAACTTATCAATTACTACAAAATGACCGTACCTTAATCTTAGAAATCTCTGGTAACTGTACGGTATTGCCTGATGAAAAATTTGCTGTATTGGTAGTTAGAGATATTACTAAGGCTCAACAAACTCAAGAATCACTGCAAGAAGCTGAGGAGCAATTACAAACATTAATTAATGCCACACCCGATATTATTTGTTTAAAAGATAGTGAGGGTAAATGGCTACTTTCTAACCAAGCTAACCTAGAATTTTTAGAACTGCGAGGCGTTAATTACCAAGGCAAAACTGACGCAGAATTAGCACGATTTAGTAATTTTTATTATGATACCTTAACCAATTGCTATCAAACAGATGAGCAAGCTTGGCAATTGGGATTTGTACATCGAGTAGAAGAAATTGTTCCGCGTCCTGATGGTACAGTCAGCAGTTTAGACATGATCAAAGTGCCTGTATTTCACCAGGATGGGAGACGCAAGGCGTTGGTAGTTTTAGGGCGTGATATGAGCGAACGCCAACAAACTCAGGCAGCTTTAGAAAATTCTCTATCTTTATTAAGCGCTATCTTAGAATCGATTCAAGATGGCATTTTAACAGTAAATAGTTTCGGAGATATCACTAGTTATAATCAAAAGTTCTTAGAAATGTGGTCAATTCCTCCAGAACTTTTGACAGAACCAAATCATCCTACTAGATTGGCTTATTTAGCAAATCAACTCCTAGATCCAGAGGGATTTTTACAGCGAGTTAGAGAATTATATGCCCACCCAGAATTAGATACATACGATTTATTAGAATTGCGCGATGGCAGAGTATTTGAGCGATATTCTTGTCCGCAACGCATCAAAGAGCAAATTATTGGTAGAGTTTGGAGTTTTCGCGATGTCACCGAACGCCATAAGGCGGAAGTAGCACTGCGACAAAGCGAGCTGCAATACCGGAGTGTGTTTGAAGCGATTAATGATGGATTATTTATTACAGATATAGAGACAGAAACAGTTGCCGAAGTTAACCCTGCAGCTTGCCAAATGCATGGTTATTCTTACGAAGAATTTATTACTCTGCATCCATCAGTCTACATTCACCCAGGCTCGCATCCGGTGTTTCATGAGTTTATTGAAACAACAAAAGCCGGAGGGCAATTTTATGGACAAGCAGTTGATGTTTGCAAAGATGGCAGATTAATTGATGTGGAAGTGAAAGGCACGACTTGCATTTACAATGGCAAGCGTCACGTTTTGGCAATTGTGCGCGATATTAGCGATGTCTACGACGAGCTTCGCTTACGCAAACGCACTGAGAAAGCTTTACGTCAAAGCGAAGTTCAGTATCGCGATTTGGTGCAAACAGCCAATTGTATTATTTTACGTTGGGATGCTAACGGTAATGTCATCTATTTAAATGACTACGGTCAAAAACTGTTTGGCTTTGATTTAAACGAAATTACAGGACGCAATGTTGTCGGTACAATTGTGCCGGAAACTGAAACCTCTGGGCGCGATTTACAGTGGTTAATGGTTGATATTTGCCAGCACCCAGAAAATTATCTCTTCAACGAAAATGAGAACTTATGCAAAAATGGCGATCGCGTCTGGATTGTTTGGGCAAATAAACCAATATTAGATGAGCAAGGAAATTTAATTGAGATTCTCTCAGTGGGAACCGATGCTACAGAACGCAAACGCATCCAAGCTGCTTTGCAAGCAAGTGAGTTAAAATTCCGCACTATTGTAGAGAATGCAAATGACTTAATTTTTACCATCTCTCCCGAGGGAATTTTTACTTACCACTCCCCAAATGTAACTCCCATTATGGGTTACAGCCTGCCGGAAATCGAGGGACATTCTGTAATTGAATTTACCTACCCAGAAGATTTAGCCATTAGCGCTGTAGGTATACAAAAAGCCATAGCCGGAGAAAAGCAGACAGGTATTGAGGTGCGATTAAGACATAAAAACAATAGCTGGCGCTGGTTTAGTTTTAACACTTCCACTATTCACACTCCCAATGGTGAAATTGCGATCGCAGGTGTCGGGCGTGACATCACAGAACGTAAAGAATCGGAAGAAGCCTTGCGTCGCAGTGAATTGAAATACCGCAATATATTTGAAAATTCTCAAGTGGGGATTTTCCGCACCCGTCAACAAGATGGATTGATTGTGGATGCTAATCAACGCGGTGCGGATATCTTGGGTTTCGCCACTGCTAGTGATTTGATTGGCAGATATTTCACGACCGAATTGTATGTTAATGCAGACGATCGCACGCGGATGTTAGCTGAATTAGCAGAGTACGGCGAAGTTCGCAATTTTGAAATCGCCTTACGCCGCCTTGATGGTTCTACTGTTTGGGTATTATTATCAGTGCGCCTCAACGCCGAAGAATCCTGTTTAGATTCCGTCTTTACCGATATTAGCGATCGCAAACAAGCAGAAGAGGCTTTGAGAGTTGCTAAAGAAGCAGCCGAAACTGCAAACCGTGCCAAAAGTGCTTTCTTAGCGAACATGAGTCATGAACTGCGTACCCCTCTCAATGCCATCTTAGGTTATTCGCAGTTGATGGAGCGAGATACTAGTCTCAACTCAAAGCAACGTGAATCTTTAGCTACTATCAACCGTAGTGGAGAACATTTACTTAATTTGATTAATGACGTACTGGAAATGTCCAAAATTGAAGCTGGACAAATGGTATTTCATCCAGAAGACTTTGATTTATATCTGTTGCTGCAAACACTGCAAGATATGTTCCAAGTACGGACACAAGCCAAGCGATTATTCCTCAAATTTGAAATCGCCGCCAATCTTCCCCGTTATATCCAAACAGATGAAGGCAAACTGCGCCAAGTTCTGATTAACCTTTTAGGTAACGCTGTTAAGTTTACTCAAACAGGCGGGGTAACCTTGCGAGCGAAGTTGGGGGATGAGGAGGATGAAGGAGAATTAAAAAATACCCATTCCCCATTCCCCATTCCCCATTCCCCATTCCCCCTAATCTTTGAAGTACAAGATACTGGACGGGGAATTGCACCAGAAGAAATACATAACCTGTTTCAGCCGTTTGTGCAGACATCCAGCGGTATTCAAACTAAGGAAGGTACAGGATTAGGGCTAACTATCAGCCGACAATTTGTCCGGTTAATGGGGGGCGATATTCACCTCAATAGTACTCTGGGGCAGGGATCTACTTTTAGCTTTGACATTCAAGTCACTTTAGCGGAACCATTAGCAGTTAAACCCCAGTTCCATAAAGGACGTGTACTCAAGCTAGATGCAAATCAACCAACTTACCGTATTCTGGTAGTTGATGACCGTCAAGAAAACTGCAACTTAATTGTGCAGCTTCTTGGTAGTGTGGGTTTTGAAATTGTAGCGGCTCGTAATGGACAAGATGCGATCGCTCTTTGGGAAAGTTGGCAACCCCACCTAATTTTCATGGATATGCGAATGCCTATTATGAATGGTTACGACGCAACAAAAGAAATTAGAGCCAGAGAAAAAAATACAAATACAAATCATCGCACAGTGATTATTGCTTTAACTGCTAGTGCTTTTGAAGAACAACAAGCAAGTATTTTAGCCGCAGGTTGCGACGACTTAGTCCGCAAACCATTCCGCGAACATATAATCTTTGAAAAGATAGCTGAATATTTGCAAGTGCGGTACATTTGCTCAGAAGATTGTAACGAAAATGCTATAAATAACCAGCAAGAGAATGAGCAATCTACTATTTTGGATCTTCACTCTGCTATCAAGTTTATGCCTAATGAATGGATAGCAGAACTTCAGCAAGCAACCATTGCAGTTGATAGCGATCGCATTTTGCAATTAATTGAGCAAATCCCCCAAACTCATGCTGAATTGGCAGATAAATTAACAAATTTAGTCCGGAGTTTCGGCTTTGATGAGATTTTAGAATTGACCGAATAA
- a CDS encoding transposase encodes MTFNPKKHHRRSIRLPGYDYTQIGAYFTTICTYKKQCWFGNVVNGEMQYNQLGVIAYKFWQALPRRFSHIRLDAFVVMPNHLHGILIITDAMEARQSQSFPSADNFSDTVPLQNNNNQKNEQFGKPIAGSITTIIRGFKSAVTKRINLMRKNPYPPIWQRDYYESIIRQDRLDNVRQYIINNPCAWTEDEENPARQPHEQLDLGLYF; translated from the coding sequence ATGACATTTAACCCCAAAAAACATCATCGCCGTTCTATTCGTTTACCAGGATATGACTATACTCAAATCGGCGCGTATTTCACAACAATTTGTACATATAAAAAGCAATGTTGGTTTGGCAATGTAGTTAATGGGGAAATGCAATATAATCAGTTGGGTGTAATTGCTTATAAGTTTTGGCAGGCTCTTCCGCGTCGATTTTCTCACATTCGATTAGATGCTTTTGTAGTCATGCCAAATCATCTGCATGGGATACTCATCATTACTGATGCTATGGAGGCACGGCAATCACAATCATTTCCATCCGCAGATAATTTTTCTGATACCGTGCCCCTACAAAATAACAATAATCAAAAAAATGAACAGTTTGGTAAGCCTATTGCAGGTTCAATTACTACAATAATTCGTGGTTTTAAATCAGCTGTTACCAAACGAATTAACTTAATGCGAAAAAATCCATATCCCCCTATTTGGCAACGAGATTATTACGAAAGTATTATCCGGCAAGATAGATTAGATAATGTGCGTCAATATATTATAAATAATCCTTGTGCGTGGACAGAGGATGAAGAAAATCCTGCTCGCCAACCACATGAGCAATTAGATTTAGGTTTATATTTTTAA
- a CDS encoding cupin domain-containing protein, producing MSNLLMHKPTVIAPGEGNKFSVIGGHFTTKATGETTNGAWTIYEFTDTENNGPPLHTHPWEEAFYILEGEVELQVGKQTVAATPGYFVNISADTAHAFKIRSAFAKFLVFIAPGNAKTFYEEMGEVANSLTLDMEKVQPILEKYNLRFIA from the coding sequence ATGTCAAATTTACTCATGCATAAACCAACAGTTATAGCACCAGGAGAAGGTAACAAATTCTCTGTTATAGGCGGACATTTTACCACCAAAGCAACTGGTGAAACGACTAATGGAGCTTGGACAATTTACGAATTTACAGACACAGAAAACAACGGCCCGCCTTTACATACTCATCCTTGGGAAGAAGCATTCTACATTCTAGAAGGTGAGGTAGAATTACAAGTTGGTAAACAAACCGTAGCAGCAACCCCAGGATATTTTGTGAATATTTCTGCCGATACTGCCCACGCTTTCAAGATTCGTTCAGCTTTTGCTAAATTTTTAGTTTTTATTGCACCTGGTAACGCCAAAACTTTTTATGAAGAAATGGGTGAAGTAGCAAATAGCTTGACACTAGACATGGAAAAGGTGCAGCCAATTTTAGAGAAGTATAATCTGCGGTTTATTGCTTAA
- a CDS encoding ATP-binding protein, producing MPTQLFNSPKADILVIDDTPENLNLLSAMLTEQGYKVRSVTKGSTGLRGANAVPPDLILLDVNMPEMNGYEVCQQLKTSDRTRDIPVIFISALGDVLDKVKAFAVGGVDYITKPFQLEEVLARIENHLTIRNLQKQLQAQNQQLQQEIRDRTKAEEKFAKVFRSSPNPIAIATISEARFLDVNPSFLKMSGYSVDEVIGHTVTEIDLGKNTVAISLTIQRLPESGSLYNLEFEFSTKSAELKTILLSIELIDLAGVPCALLIANDITERKRLENEFISLVSHELRTPLTSTMGALDLLGSGQLGTLTAQGQKVLSIATNNTERLIRLVNDILDLERMKSGKIFMRKAKCNAAELLITATEAMQAMADKLQVKLIVNPVAVELWADADRLLQTFTNLLSNAIKFSEPGDTVWIGATLSENQSIEPQADAPSYLLITFQDEGRGIPEDKLQIIFERFQQVDASDSRNKGGTGLGLAICRNIVQQHNGKIWVQSALGEGSTFYVLLPLADSN from the coding sequence ATGCCCACCCAGCTATTCAATTCTCCAAAAGCAGACATACTAGTAATTGATGATACACCGGAAAACCTGAATCTTTTATCTGCCATGCTCACCGAACAGGGGTATAAAGTTCGCAGCGTGACTAAAGGTTCTACAGGTTTGCGGGGAGCGAATGCAGTTCCCCCCGACTTGATTTTGCTGGATGTTAATATGCCGGAGATGAATGGTTATGAGGTTTGTCAACAATTAAAGACAAGCGATCGCACTCGTGACATTCCAGTAATTTTTATCAGTGCTTTGGGTGATGTACTGGATAAGGTGAAGGCGTTTGCAGTTGGCGGGGTGGATTACATCACCAAGCCTTTTCAACTAGAAGAAGTGTTAGCCAGAATTGAAAACCATTTAACGATTCGCAACCTGCAAAAGCAACTCCAAGCGCAAAATCAGCAATTACAGCAGGAAATACGCGATCGCACTAAGGCTGAGGAGAAGTTTGCCAAAGTCTTTCGTTCTAGTCCCAACCCAATTGCGATCGCCACAATTTCAGAAGCGCGGTTTCTCGATGTTAATCCCAGCTTCCTGAAGATGAGTGGCTACAGTGTAGATGAGGTAATTGGGCATACCGTCACGGAAATTGATTTAGGCAAAAATACAGTAGCAATCAGCCTAACAATTCAACGTTTACCGGAAAGTGGTTCGCTGTACAATCTGGAATTTGAATTCTCTACCAAATCTGCGGAACTCAAGACAATCTTACTATCCATCGAATTAATCGACTTGGCGGGAGTACCCTGTGCTTTATTAATTGCCAATGACATCACCGAACGCAAACGCCTAGAAAATGAGTTTATCTCTTTAGTTAGTCATGAGTTGCGGACACCTTTAACTTCCACTATGGGAGCATTAGATTTGTTGGGTTCAGGACAATTGGGAACTTTAACTGCACAGGGGCAAAAAGTTTTGAGCATTGCTACCAATAACACCGAACGTCTCATCCGGTTAGTGAACGATATTCTCGATTTAGAACGGATGAAATCGGGCAAAATCTTCATGCGTAAAGCCAAGTGTAATGCTGCTGAACTGCTGATTACAGCCACAGAAGCTATGCAAGCAATGGCGGATAAACTTCAAGTTAAACTAATTGTTAATCCTGTAGCGGTGGAACTTTGGGCAGATGCGGATCGCCTATTGCAAACCTTCACCAACCTACTCAGCAACGCTATTAAGTTTTCTGAACCTGGGGATACAGTATGGATTGGTGCCACACTTTCAGAAAATCAAAGTATTGAGCCTCAAGCCGATGCACCTAGTTATCTTTTGATTACATTCCAAGATGAAGGACGAGGAATCCCGGAAGATAAATTACAAATCATCTTTGAACGTTTTCAACAGGTTGATGCTTCCGACTCCCGCAACAAAGGCGGAACAGGTTTAGGACTAGCTATTTGTCGGAATATTGTGCAGCAACATAACGGTAAAATTTGGGTTCAGAGCGCTTTAGGGGAAGGTAGCACCTTTTACGTACTTTTACCTTTAGCTGACTCTAATTAG